One stretch of Betaproteobacteria bacterium DNA includes these proteins:
- a CDS encoding TIGR04348 family glycosyltransferase, which produces MNSPVVRIVTPARSDANNGNWRTAQRWAGFLRDECEVILQGAGAHDGRRDGGADVLIALHATRSHATIRRWRESKTRAPLILILTGTDLYRDLPKNAQTRESLHMADCLVVLQRQAPDAISPELRPKVRVVYQSAKLLPHVQSRARGLNCVFVGHLREEKDPLTAVRAWQYLPSHLPIALTIVGGELDEGLARAVRAAARKDSRIRWLGAKPHEWTLRAIQRGDLLINASRMEGGAHVIAEAVRAATPVLASHMPGNVGMLGRSYSGYFEVGDARGLAALLTGRLRHRMAYDTLLGQTLRMQGLFAPAREAASVRQLVADMLGWHKMPAKEDL; this is translated from the coding sequence ATGAATTCCCCCGTTGTTCGAATAGTCACGCCTGCCCGCTCCGATGCCAACAACGGCAATTGGAGAACCGCTCAGCGGTGGGCCGGTTTCCTCCGTGACGAATGCGAGGTGATTCTACAAGGGGCCGGTGCTCACGATGGGAGGCGGGATGGCGGGGCCGATGTCCTCATCGCGCTTCACGCCACCCGTAGCCATGCCACGATACGGCGCTGGCGTGAAAGTAAAACCCGCGCGCCCCTTATCCTGATTCTGACGGGCACGGATCTCTACCGAGATTTGCCGAAGAACGCGCAGACCCGAGAATCCCTGCACATGGCTGATTGCCTGGTAGTGCTTCAACGGCAAGCCCCGGATGCAATTTCGCCAGAGTTGCGTCCCAAGGTGCGAGTCGTCTACCAATCGGCCAAACTTCTCCCCCATGTCCAATCGCGCGCAAGGGGCCTAAATTGCGTCTTCGTGGGGCATCTGCGTGAAGAGAAAGACCCTCTCACGGCAGTTCGAGCATGGCAGTATCTGCCGTCGCATCTTCCCATTGCGCTCACCATCGTGGGTGGCGAATTGGATGAAGGTCTTGCGCGCGCCGTGCGAGCGGCGGCGAGAAAGGATTCCCGCATTCGTTGGTTGGGCGCCAAACCGCACGAGTGGACCTTGCGCGCGATTCAGCGCGGGGATTTGCTCATCAACGCTTCGCGCATGGAAGGCGGTGCCCACGTCATTGCGGAAGCCGTGCGCGCCGCTACCCCCGTGCTTGCCAGTCATATGCCGGGCAACGTGGGCATGCTAGGGCGCTCATACTCAGGCTATTTCGAGGTGGGGGATGCGCGCGGATTAGCCGCGCTATTGACGGGTCGCTTGCGACACCGAATGGCCTACGACACTTTGCTTGGGCAAACCCTACGCATGCAAGGGCTATTTGCCCCCGCGCGCGAAGCGGCCAGCGTAAGGCAGCTCGTTGCGGATATGCTGGGATGGCATAAAATGCCCGCCAAGGAGGATTTATGA